The Vibrio agarivorans genome window below encodes:
- a CDS encoding DUF3332 domain-containing protein — protein sequence MKYKLLVAALGTLFLAGCAGQSIATKKTMELNMKPVDNRYARAGLTVLMSPIYVLAAGADFFVLNGIEFWTGTNPITGQPSIYDTSTDTWMDINDSLPEEVRDAALKEQAITIQ from the coding sequence ATGAAATACAAACTTTTAGTAGCAGCATTAGGCACTTTGTTTCTAGCGGGTTGTGCAGGCCAAAGTATCGCCACAAAGAAAACGATGGAGCTCAACATGAAGCCAGTAGATAACCGTTACGCACGCGCAGGCTTAACAGTATTAATGTCACCGATTTACGTCCTGGCTGCTGGCGCTGACTTTTTTGTCCTAAACGGAATTGAGTTCTGGACTGGCACTAACCCAATTACAGGTCAACCTTCCATTTATGACACATCAACAGATACATGGATGGATATCAATGACAGCCTTCCTGAAGAGGTGCGTGACGCGGCGTTAAAAGAACAGGCAATCACCATTCAGTAA
- a CDS encoding DMT family transporter produces the protein MTWIAFTVLAALCQSWRNAFQSQLSSSLSVAGTTLSRFIFASPIALAYLVFLYQIFPTTIPNFTLVFAFYVSAASAMQIVATGLMVLLFKQQNYAIGAGLAKCEAPMSALLGVIFFGTALSFTGWVGVILGTVAVLLLSCSSGWRSLSVVTLALGILCSTAFALTSLWVREASIELSAPFPHSAAWVLLLVITLQTLVICSYIALKERDTLNEMRKKPKLIVMTSLTSVLGSLGWFSAMALQAVPYVKTLGQIEIVFMALISYFWLKQKLKRNEGIALCLIACAAILVMWQQ, from the coding sequence ATGACTTGGATTGCTTTTACCGTTCTCGCAGCATTATGCCAATCATGGCGAAACGCGTTTCAAAGTCAATTGAGCTCAAGCTTGAGTGTTGCAGGTACAACACTATCAAGATTTATCTTTGCCAGCCCAATCGCACTGGCCTACCTAGTCTTTCTTTACCAAATTTTTCCTACTACCATCCCAAATTTTACTCTTGTTTTCGCATTTTACGTCTCGGCAGCCTCGGCCATGCAGATTGTCGCTACAGGTCTGATGGTTTTATTGTTCAAGCAACAAAACTACGCCATAGGCGCAGGCCTCGCAAAGTGTGAGGCACCGATGTCTGCACTGTTAGGTGTGATATTCTTCGGAACAGCACTTTCATTCACTGGTTGGGTTGGTGTGATCCTTGGCACAGTTGCGGTGTTACTTCTTAGTTGTTCATCTGGGTGGCGAAGCCTTTCTGTTGTCACTTTGGCTCTTGGGATTTTATGCAGCACAGCCTTTGCCCTAACCTCACTATGGGTAAGAGAAGCGAGTATAGAGTTATCCGCCCCCTTTCCTCACAGTGCGGCATGGGTGTTATTGTTAGTAATTACACTGCAAACACTCGTGATATGTTCTTATATCGCTCTTAAAGAACGAGACACCCTTAATGAAATGAGGAAAAAACCAAAACTTATCGTTATGACAAGCTTAACAAGTGTTCTGGGCTCTCTGGGATGGTTTAGTGCCATGGCATTACAAGCAGTACCTTACGTCAAGACCTTGGGACAAATTGAAATTGTGTTTATGGCGTTGATTTCATACTTCTGGTTAAAGCAAAAACTAAAAAGAAACGAAGGTATCGCTTTGTGTTTGATTGCTTGTGCAGCCATTTTAGTGATGTGGCAGCAGTAA
- a CDS encoding thioesterase family protein, whose amino-acid sequence MYPFFRLAKTMFNARKQPSVSYSHQDEIDFYCHPWDIDMFMEMNNGRILTLYDLGRTALGIKCGLMKTLKRQRWGLVVAGSSVRYRKRVKMFDKITMRTQCVATDDKWLYLEQSMWVKGQPCSSVLIRAGVTSNQGVVPPQDVIDASHSSFDHIDIPKWVQEWIDSELHRPWPPTTIELDDSLTVQQPSV is encoded by the coding sequence ATGTACCCTTTCTTTCGCCTTGCCAAAACCATGTTTAATGCGCGTAAGCAGCCTAGCGTATCCTACTCCCATCAAGATGAGATCGACTTCTATTGTCACCCTTGGGACATCGATATGTTTATGGAAATGAATAATGGCCGTATTCTTACCTTGTATGATTTAGGACGCACTGCACTTGGCATCAAGTGTGGATTAATGAAAACACTCAAGCGTCAACGGTGGGGGCTTGTCGTTGCGGGGAGTTCTGTGCGTTATCGCAAACGCGTCAAAATGTTCGATAAAATTACAATGCGCACTCAATGTGTGGCAACAGATGATAAATGGCTCTATCTCGAACAATCAATGTGGGTAAAAGGGCAGCCTTGTTCATCAGTTTTGATTCGTGCTGGAGTGACATCTAATCAAGGTGTTGTTCCACCACAAGACGTCATTGATGCTTCGCATTCAAGCTTCGACCATATCGATATTCCAAAATGGGTGCAAGAATGGATTGACTCTGAATTGCACCGACCATGGCCTCCAACCACAATAGAGCTAGATGATTCGCTGACAGTGCAACAGCCATCCGTATAG
- a CDS encoding LysR family transcriptional regulator, with product MSLQPNFKKLDLNLLKVLMVLIETQNTRKAAEALFTSQPSISRSLQKLREHFNDELFIRSQHGLEPTARLDELKSLLLPILGQLETAIEPRSELDLATLDASVNIAINGFIANTFSAPLTHMLLKEAPNIKINISAWQDQTIEQLISGDVDIGINYYPLNLSKQVYQKRIAQDGFVLVCRSGHKLANKMLDETLATEIQLASLVVPDWNELLPLAPRVIESLGIKADVKVRSSYLHSLLAIVKESDILFPCSKLLVNSLSNDFAFVDLPPMPNMPDGQIGIAVGRKHRNNPKMSWLQSCVERTFLSIETL from the coding sequence ATGTCATTGCAACCAAACTTCAAAAAGCTAGACCTCAATTTATTGAAAGTGCTGATGGTTCTCATAGAGACTCAAAACACACGTAAAGCAGCGGAAGCTTTGTTCACGAGTCAACCTTCAATTAGTCGCTCACTGCAAAAATTACGCGAGCATTTTAACGATGAGCTATTCATTCGCTCTCAACACGGTCTTGAGCCCACGGCAAGGCTTGATGAGTTAAAATCACTACTGCTGCCCATTCTTGGTCAGCTTGAGACGGCGATAGAGCCTAGATCAGAGCTTGACCTCGCGACTCTTGATGCGTCTGTAAATATTGCGATTAATGGGTTCATTGCGAACACTTTCTCCGCGCCCCTTACTCACATGCTGTTAAAAGAAGCGCCAAATATCAAAATTAATATCAGTGCTTGGCAAGACCAAACCATAGAACAACTTATTTCGGGTGATGTAGATATCGGTATTAATTACTACCCACTTAACCTTTCTAAACAAGTTTATCAAAAGCGTATTGCGCAAGACGGATTCGTATTGGTTTGTCGCTCCGGCCATAAGCTGGCAAACAAAATGTTAGATGAAACCCTAGCGACTGAAATACAATTAGCGAGTTTAGTCGTGCCAGACTGGAATGAATTGTTACCACTCGCTCCACGAGTGATCGAAAGCCTAGGCATAAAAGCAGACGTTAAGGTAAGGTCTAGCTACCTCCATAGTCTTTTGGCTATCGTCAAGGAGAGCGATATACTCTTTCCTTGCTCTAAGCTGCTTGTGAACTCATTATCAAACGATTTTGCTTTTGTCGATTTACCGCCAATGCCAAACATGCCCGATGGTCAAATAGGTATTGCAGTTGGACGCAAACACAGAAACAACCCTAAGATGTCATGGCTGCAGAGCTGTGTTGAACGTACATTTCTATCGATAGAGACGTTATAA